One window from the genome of Halobellus ruber encodes:
- a CDS encoding DUF5781 family protein has protein sequence MDIRVRGAVPADPFLGAADLFETEYDLDLPVHVDVREDPDERTWAAHYDDRHVLNISKQAATSAMARELIVHELAHMARNEEGHASHHFRTEEALFLALSGESVERRKIAHCYQIANHMKDIYADDITLSVTPPEKLVSFLESELARAVSTRAGPAPWPDSRRVTAGSDPEITAVNAAFALGLVERHDVVDESHRLYDLAHAAADDAPGIDLGAFKRRFRSLGEDPSASDFRKTLVDATRAYVVDSGNAVAAD, from the coding sequence ATGGACATCCGAGTGCGCGGAGCCGTCCCGGCCGACCCGTTTCTCGGCGCGGCGGACCTCTTCGAGACGGAGTACGACTTGGACCTCCCAGTCCACGTCGATGTCCGGGAGGACCCCGACGAGCGGACGTGGGCGGCCCACTACGACGACCGCCACGTCCTGAACATCTCGAAGCAGGCGGCGACGAGTGCGATGGCACGGGAACTGATCGTCCACGAACTCGCGCATATGGCCCGCAACGAGGAGGGCCACGCCTCGCATCACTTCCGAACCGAGGAGGCGCTGTTTCTGGCGCTCTCCGGGGAGTCGGTGGAACGCCGGAAGATCGCCCACTGCTACCAGATCGCGAACCACATGAAGGACATCTACGCCGACGACATCACGCTCTCGGTGACCCCGCCCGAGAAACTGGTGTCGTTCCTCGAATCCGAACTCGCGCGGGCGGTCTCGACCCGGGCGGGCCCCGCGCCGTGGCCCGACTCCCGCCGGGTCACCGCCGGGTCGGACCCCGAGATCACCGCGGTCAACGCGGCGTTCGCGCTGGGGTTAGTCGAGCGCCACGACGTCGTCGACGAGAGCCACCGGCTCTACGACCTGGCGCACGCCGCCGCCGACGACGCGCCGGGGATCGATCTCGGGGCGTTCAAGCGTCGGTTCCGGTCGCTCGGCGAGGACCCCTCCGCGAGCGACTTCCGGAAAACGCTCGTGGACGCCACCCGTGCGTACGTCGTCGACTCAGGCAACGCCGTCGCTGCGGACTGA
- a CDS encoding DUF7260 family protein, translated as MSQTTYIDAAAERVEAERAAADAKRAGMKSFLDRVADLSADSSPAGTSGVAGTGGLARRTETSGAGGCESVRTVFAETVHPKALAENVDASAEPDVSESASLTATIRRELTESIAVAVAPASNVPFSPGLKRGILTEARRRRAELDVLCRALDRESESLQAAADTVASVSSWIAAADETPLTELGFDALRRRHESLATHRDRCDDAVADRQSALASTTAVGADAGLRHRDLVGSIYEGLAVDFPVVVTLARLDDACRECQRSVRAHLVRRA; from the coding sequence ATGTCGCAGACGACGTACATCGACGCGGCAGCCGAGCGGGTCGAGGCCGAGCGCGCGGCTGCCGACGCCAAGCGCGCCGGGATGAAGTCGTTCCTCGACCGGGTCGCCGACCTCTCGGCGGACTCCTCGCCCGCCGGAACGTCCGGCGTCGCCGGCACCGGCGGGCTGGCACGGCGCACGGAAACGTCGGGTGCCGGCGGGTGTGAGTCGGTCCGGACCGTGTTCGCGGAGACGGTTCACCCGAAGGCCCTCGCCGAAAACGTCGACGCGAGCGCGGAACCGGACGTGTCGGAGTCGGCGTCGCTCACGGCGACGATCCGCCGGGAACTCACCGAGTCGATCGCCGTCGCCGTGGCGCCGGCGTCGAACGTTCCCTTCTCGCCCGGACTCAAGCGGGGCATCCTGACCGAGGCCCGGCGCCGACGGGCGGAACTCGACGTGCTGTGTCGGGCGCTGGACCGGGAGTCCGAGTCGCTGCAGGCGGCCGCCGACACCGTGGCGTCGGTCTCGTCGTGGATCGCGGCCGCCGACGAGACCCCGCTGACCGAACTCGGCTTCGACGCGCTGCGGCGCCGACACGAGTCGCTCGCAACCCACCGGGACCGGTGTGACGACGCTGTCGCCGACCGGCAGTCGGCCCTCGCGTCGACGACCGCCGTCGGCGCGGACGCCGGACTCCGGCACCGCGATCTCGTCGGGAGCATCTACGAGGGACTCGCCGTCGACTTCCCGGTGGTCGTGACCCTGGCGCGGCTCGACGACGCGTGTCGGGAGTGCCAGCGGTCGGTCCGCGCCCACCTCGTCCGGCGGGCGTGA
- a CDS encoding DUF7551 domain-containing protein — protein MTVGVTLVGIRERIEGLAETDGAYYVVCGRTGHRPVPVADKRFGDRAAARRAVSAAIEYRAALRRYDPEVPHYDLIVCEARDRRTTEPGHDCSGPAGAQQSLSAPIVTGTAGSEPRGRGRLVERCHCVAAATFESLSDCGFREVERATMERYTELAEALPTPDGLCLCLLESMAATLADRLDGTEQAAVLTRAAERLGTCEGEGDPVTATFAGLVDCDVVGEFSPPERADRAQATAPDVATVRFSEYALSPREGHLPVLPIVVDLVRRLPDRVPTRVRVDPVGDGWRLELAFEGGSDPEGLLNAPIRSPA, from the coding sequence ATGACGGTCGGCGTGACGCTCGTCGGGATCAGGGAACGCATCGAGGGACTCGCCGAGACGGACGGCGCGTACTACGTGGTCTGTGGCCGGACCGGCCACCGTCCGGTGCCGGTCGCCGACAAGCGGTTCGGGGACCGGGCGGCCGCACGCCGCGCCGTGAGCGCGGCGATCGAATACCGGGCGGCGCTCCGTCGGTACGACCCCGAAGTCCCCCACTACGATCTCATCGTGTGTGAGGCGCGGGACCGGCGAACGACGGAGCCGGGACACGACTGTTCCGGCCCTGCGGGGGCTCAGCAGTCGCTCTCGGCGCCGATCGTCACGGGCACTGCCGGGAGCGAGCCCAGGGGCCGCGGCCGGCTTGTGGAGCGATGTCACTGCGTCGCCGCGGCGACGTTCGAGTCGCTGTCGGACTGCGGATTCCGCGAGGTCGAGCGGGCGACGATGGAGCGGTACACGGAGTTGGCGGAGGCGTTGCCGACCCCCGACGGGCTCTGTCTGTGCCTGCTCGAGAGTATGGCGGCGACGCTCGCCGACCGGCTCGACGGAACGGAGCAGGCGGCCGTCCTGACGCGGGCGGCCGAGCGCCTGGGCACCTGTGAGGGCGAGGGCGATCCGGTGACGGCGACGTTCGCCGGGCTCGTCGACTGCGACGTCGTCGGGGAGTTCTCCCCGCCCGAACGCGCCGACCGGGCCCAGGCCACCGCCCCCGACGTCGCCACGGTTCGGTTCTCCGAGTACGCCCTCTCCCCGCGGGAGGGACACCTACCGGTACTGCCGATCGTCGTCGACCTCGTCCGCCGGCTTCCCGACCGGGTCCCCACGCGGGTACGCGTGGACCCCGTCGGCGACGGGTGGCGTCTCGAACTCGCGTTCGAGGGTGGCAGCGACCCCGAGGGCCTACTGAACGCGCCGATCCGTTCGCCCGCGTAG